The following are encoded together in the Pseudodesulfovibrio indicus genome:
- the lepA gene encoding translation elongation factor 4: MSKIDKIRNFSIIAHIDHGKSTLADRILELTGMVGDREKKDQYLDKMELERERGITIKAQTVRIPYTDHDGKKYILNLIDTPGHVDFSYEVSRSLAACEGALLVVDSTQGVEAQTLANVYLALDNNLEVIPVLNKIDLPSAEPERISREIEDVIGLDCSHPIMVSAKTGLNVQEVLDAVINLLPAPQGDPDAPLKALIFDSWYDSYQGVVVLFRIIDGTLKKGQRIMIYSSGKKFEVTRLGAFMPEAVDIKEMGPGEVGFLCASMKELGDAPVGDTITLADRPVNKPYPGFKPVKPMVFSGLYPVEPSEYETLKQALEKLQLNDAAFTYEPETSQALGFGFRCGFLGLLHIEIIQERLEREFEARLITTAPSVIYKVLTVTDEDLIIDNPSKLPDPTRIKAIREPFVRLEVHVPNEYVGAVLALCEEKRGIQKNIAYITSTRVVITYEMPFAEVMYDFFDKLKSSTKGYASLDYEVIDYREADLVRLDILINGDPVDAFSCIVHRENSARIGRSLALKLKRSIPRQMFEVVIQAAIGNKIVAKERNAPFRKDVTAKCYGGDISRKRKLLEKQKEGKKRMRRMGNVEIPQEAFLSVLKADED, encoded by the coding sequence ATGAGCAAGATCGATAAAATACGCAATTTCAGCATCATCGCCCACATCGACCACGGCAAGTCCACGTTGGCGGACCGCATTCTCGAACTCACCGGCATGGTCGGCGACCGCGAGAAGAAGGACCAATACCTGGACAAGATGGAGCTGGAGCGCGAGCGCGGCATCACCATCAAGGCCCAGACCGTGCGCATTCCGTACACCGACCACGACGGGAAGAAATACATCCTGAACCTCATCGACACGCCCGGCCACGTGGACTTCTCCTACGAGGTCTCGCGGTCCCTGGCCGCCTGCGAGGGCGCGCTGCTGGTGGTGGATTCCACCCAGGGCGTGGAGGCCCAGACCCTGGCCAACGTGTACCTGGCGCTGGACAACAACCTTGAGGTCATCCCGGTGCTGAACAAGATCGATCTGCCCAGCGCCGAGCCCGAGCGCATCAGCCGCGAGATCGAGGACGTCATCGGCCTGGACTGCTCGCACCCGATCATGGTCTCGGCCAAGACCGGGCTGAACGTCCAGGAGGTCCTGGACGCGGTCATCAACCTGCTGCCCGCGCCCCAGGGCGACCCGGACGCCCCGCTCAAGGCGTTGATCTTCGACTCCTGGTACGACTCGTACCAGGGCGTGGTGGTCCTGTTCCGGATCATCGATGGCACCCTGAAGAAGGGCCAGCGGATCATGATCTATTCGAGCGGCAAGAAGTTCGAGGTCACCCGGCTCGGCGCGTTCATGCCCGAGGCCGTGGACATCAAGGAGATGGGCCCCGGCGAGGTCGGCTTCCTGTGCGCCTCCATGAAGGAACTGGGCGACGCGCCCGTGGGCGACACCATCACCCTGGCGGACCGCCCGGTGAACAAGCCGTACCCCGGCTTCAAGCCGGTTAAGCCCATGGTCTTCTCCGGGCTCTACCCGGTGGAGCCGAGCGAGTACGAGACCCTCAAGCAGGCGCTCGAAAAGCTCCAGCTCAACGACGCGGCCTTCACCTACGAGCCCGAGACCTCCCAGGCGCTCGGCTTCGGCTTCCGCTGCGGCTTCCTCGGGTTGCTGCACATCGAGATCATCCAGGAGCGGCTCGAACGCGAGTTCGAGGCGCGGCTGATCACCACGGCCCCGTCGGTCATCTACAAGGTCCTGACCGTGACCGACGAGGACCTGATCATCGACAACCCGTCCAAGCTCCCGGACCCGACCCGCATCAAGGCCATCCGCGAGCCGTTCGTCCGGCTGGAGGTCCACGTGCCCAACGAGTACGTGGGCGCTGTCCTCGCCCTGTGCGAGGAGAAGCGGGGCATCCAGAAGAACATCGCCTACATCACTTCCACCCGCGTGGTCATCACCTACGAGATGCCCTTCGCCGAGGTCATGTACGACTTCTTCGACAAACTGAAGTCCTCCACCAAGGGCTATGCCTCGCTGGACTACGAGGTCATCGACTACCGCGAGGCGGACCTTGTGCGGCTGGACATCCTGATCAACGGCGACCCCGTGGACGCCTTCTCGTGCATCGTCCATCGCGAGAACTCCGCCCGCATCGGCCGCTCGCTCGCGCTGAAACTCAAGCGCAGCATACCGCGCCAGATGTTCGAGGTGGTCATCCAGGCCGCCATCGGCAACAAGATCGTTGCCAAGGAACGTAACGCCCCCTTCCGCAAGGACGTCACCGCCAAGTGTTACGGCGGCGACATCTCCCGGAAACGCAAGCTGCTGGAAAAGCAGAAAGAGGGAAAGAAGCGCATGCGCCGCATGGGCAACGTGGAGATTCCCCAGGAGGCGTTCCTGTCAGTATTGAAAGCCGACGAGGATTAG
- the lepB gene encoding signal peptidase I, which translates to MTQSSLKSFRDTLEAVVVALLLAFVIRAFVVQAFKIPSGSMLDTLQIGDHLLVSKFAYDVRLPSTLWLDTTDGKVLMKTGDPKRGDIIVFKFPEDETKDFIKRVIGLPGDTLEVRNKVVYINGQPLDEPYVLHTKSDTLPVRDNFGPVVVPEGQYFVMGDNREGSYDSRWWGPVKRQKIVGKALVIYWSWGSLTDIRFNRIGTMFH; encoded by the coding sequence ATGACTCAAAGCTCTCTGAAATCGTTTCGCGACACCCTCGAAGCCGTGGTGGTGGCCCTTCTCCTGGCCTTCGTCATCCGCGCCTTCGTGGTCCAGGCATTCAAGATCCCGTCCGGCTCCATGCTCGACACCCTCCAGATCGGCGACCACCTGCTGGTCTCCAAGTTCGCCTACGACGTCCGGCTGCCGTCCACCCTCTGGCTGGACACCACCGACGGCAAGGTGCTGATGAAGACCGGCGACCCCAAGCGGGGCGACATCATCGTCTTCAAGTTCCCGGAGGACGAGACCAAGGACTTCATCAAGCGGGTCATCGGCCTGCCCGGCGACACCCTGGAGGTGCGCAACAAGGTGGTCTACATCAACGGCCAGCCCCTGGACGAGCCGTACGTCCTGCACACCAAGTCGGACACCCTGCCGGTGCGCGACAACTTCGGCCCCGTGGTCGTCCCCGAAGGCCAGTACTTCGTCATGGGCGACAACCGCGAGGGGTCCTACGACTCCCGCTGGTGGGGACCGGTCAAGCGCCAGAAGATCGTGGGCAAGGCCCTGGTCATCTACTGGTCCTGGGGCTCGCTCACCGATATCCGGTTCAACCGCATCGGGACCATGTTCCACTAG
- a CDS encoding LytR/AlgR family response regulator transcription factor, whose amino-acid sequence MNGTIRTILVDDEPPALDELNYLLSAHPDVDVVGTAASAAEAARTIAAKRPDLVFLDIQMPGRDGFSVLGEIMELEPQPLVVFVTAFDEYAIRAFEENAVDYILKPVDPRRLAASLDRVRKRAGADDGNDAGEMLRRLLAGAGLKPGVTRISVEHGGRNILLNPREIAYFNYENRRVHAVTRGQVYPCSCDLTLDRLEERLEGFPFFRANRSQLVNLALVRTYAPWFNGKYVLTMNDGAETEVAVSKGRVRAFRDAMEL is encoded by the coding sequence ATGAACGGGACCATACGCACCATACTCGTGGACGACGAACCGCCCGCCCTGGACGAGCTGAACTACCTGCTCTCCGCCCACCCCGACGTGGACGTGGTCGGCACGGCGGCCAGTGCCGCCGAGGCCGCGCGGACCATCGCGGCCAAACGCCCGGACCTGGTCTTTCTGGACATCCAGATGCCGGGCCGCGACGGCTTTTCCGTGCTCGGGGAGATCATGGAGCTGGAGCCCCAGCCCCTGGTCGTGTTCGTCACCGCCTTCGACGAATACGCCATCCGCGCCTTCGAGGAGAACGCGGTGGACTACATCCTCAAACCCGTGGACCCCAGGCGGCTGGCCGCCAGCCTGGACCGCGTGCGCAAGCGGGCCGGCGCGGACGACGGGAACGATGCGGGCGAGATGCTGCGCAGGCTCTTGGCCGGGGCCGGGCTCAAGCCGGGGGTGACGCGCATCAGCGTGGAGCACGGCGGGCGCAACATCCTCCTCAACCCCCGCGAGATCGCCTATTTCAACTACGAGAACCGGCGGGTCCACGCGGTCACGCGCGGCCAGGTCTATCCCTGCTCGTGCGACCTGACCCTGGACCGCCTGGAGGAGCGGCTGGAGGGATTCCCCTTCTTCCGGGCCAACCGCTCGCAGCTGGTCAACCTGGCCCTGGTCCGGACCTACGCGCCGTGGTTCAACGGCAAGTACGTGCTGACCATGAACGACGGGGCCGAAACCGAGGTCGCGGTCAGCAAGGGGCGCGTCCGGGCCTTCCGCGACGCCATGGAACTCTAG
- a CDS encoding LytS/YhcK type 5TM receptor domain-containing protein — translation MNTYQIILTLAERFGLMVGLVFLFMTIMPVQRMHFTTGDSRLRTGLVTVLFGVLGILGTYTGNAVFDSVANLRAMVVITGGLFGGPVVGIGAGFIAGAHRILMDLNGFSAYPCGIATAIEGLVAGLVALRMGDRAMNWRTGSLLALAGESMHMGLVLLMSRPFADAMALVEIIAPPMILVNAFGAALFVEVINLFSRDRDRRDSLHAQIILDIANMAVSYLRMGLSLETAAATAEIIHSRVGVAAVAITDTRDVLAHVGAGSDHHLPGRAIRTSATREVIETGEPTFLHSSEAIGCNQADCPMTSAIIVPLKKNDEIVGTLKFYGSRKLPLSATLFEVANGLANLFSTQVELEDIQIKEQMLAHAEIRRLHAQINPHFLFNSLNTITSFCRTNSERARELLMDLSLYMRRNLDLSRGFIPLSEELEQVRSYLAIEQARFGERIRVDSDIEDGCETWPIPPLIIQPLVENAIRHGVLGRERGGTVSLRARREDGCLEISVADDGVGMDRETLDRVLSGECADSVTGGIGMRNCLSRLEHIYGRQFSPSVCSTPGEGTTIRFRVPKRA, via the coding sequence GTGAATACCTATCAAATCATCCTGACCCTGGCCGAGCGGTTCGGCCTCATGGTCGGCCTGGTCTTCCTGTTCATGACCATCATGCCCGTGCAGCGCATGCACTTCACCACCGGGGATTCGCGCCTGCGCACCGGCCTGGTCACGGTGCTCTTCGGCGTGCTCGGCATCCTCGGCACCTACACCGGCAACGCGGTCTTCGACTCCGTGGCCAACCTGCGGGCCATGGTGGTCATCACCGGTGGGCTGTTCGGCGGCCCGGTGGTCGGCATCGGCGCGGGCTTCATCGCCGGGGCGCACCGCATCCTCATGGACCTCAACGGGTTCAGCGCCTATCCCTGCGGCATCGCCACGGCCATCGAGGGGCTGGTTGCCGGGCTGGTGGCCCTGCGCATGGGCGACCGGGCCATGAACTGGCGCACCGGTTCGCTCCTGGCCCTGGCGGGCGAGTCCATGCACATGGGGCTGGTCCTGCTGATGTCCCGGCCCTTTGCGGACGCCATGGCCCTGGTGGAGATCATCGCCCCGCCCATGATCCTGGTGAACGCCTTCGGCGCGGCCCTGTTCGTGGAGGTCATCAACCTCTTCTCCCGCGACCGCGACCGGCGCGACTCCCTGCACGCCCAGATCATCCTGGACATCGCCAACATGGCGGTCAGCTACCTGCGCATGGGGCTCTCCCTGGAGACCGCCGCGGCCACCGCCGAGATCATCCACTCCCGCGTGGGCGTGGCCGCCGTGGCCATCACCGACACCCGGGACGTGCTGGCGCACGTGGGCGCGGGGTCGGACCACCACCTGCCCGGCCGGGCCATCCGCACCAGCGCCACCCGCGAGGTCATCGAGACCGGCGAGCCGACCTTCCTGCACAGCTCAGAGGCCATCGGCTGCAACCAGGCGGATTGCCCCATGACCTCGGCCATCATCGTGCCGCTGAAGAAGAACGACGAGATCGTGGGCACCCTCAAGTTCTACGGCAGCCGCAAGCTCCCGCTGAGCGCCACGCTCTTCGAGGTGGCCAACGGGCTGGCCAACCTCTTCTCCACCCAGGTGGAGCTGGAGGACATCCAGATCAAGGAGCAGATGCTGGCCCACGCCGAGATCCGCCGGTTGCACGCCCAGATCAACCCGCATTTCCTGTTCAACTCCCTGAACACCATCACCTCGTTCTGCCGGACCAATTCCGAGCGCGCCCGCGAACTGCTCATGGACCTTTCCCTGTACATGCGCCGCAACCTCGACCTCAGCCGGGGGTTCATCCCCCTGAGCGAGGAGCTGGAGCAGGTGCGCTCCTACCTGGCCATCGAGCAGGCGCGGTTCGGCGAGCGGATTCGGGTGGACTCGGACATCGAGGACGGGTGCGAGACCTGGCCCATCCCGCCGCTGATCATTCAGCCGCTGGTGGAGAACGCCATCCGCCACGGCGTGCTCGGCCGGGAGCGGGGCGGCACGGTCAGCCTGCGCGCCCGCCGGGAGGACGGCTGCCTGGAGATCAGCGTGGCCGACGACGGCGTGGGCATGGACCGGGAGACCCTGGACCGGGTCCTGTCCGGCGAATGCGCGGACTCGGTTACGGGCGGCATCGGCATGCGCAACTGCCTGAGCCGCCTGGAGCACATCTACGGCCGCCAGTTCAGCCCGTCGGTCTGCAGCACGCCGGGAGAAGGGACGACCATCCGCTTCCGGGTCCCCAAACGGGCCTGA
- a CDS encoding carbon starvation protein A: protein MLFFFGCIALLIAGYFVYGTFVDRVFGSDENRVTPAVAMADGIDYMVMPKWKLIFIQVLDIAGIGPIFGPILGALYGPVAMIWIVIGCIFGGAVHDYFSGMLSVRNKGASIPEVVGEYLGMPARQVMRLFSFILLMLVGVVFVLSPAKLLTGLTGISTGLFVAAIFGYYFLATILPIDKIIGRIYPALGFLLLAMTTALFVALMFSGHQVLPNLSFANMHPADKPIWPLLFITISCSAISGFHSTQSPLMARCVENERQGRAVFYGSMIIEGIIGLIWCALGISFYDNPEALSAVINAGSPSAVVAEISHSLLGTIGGGLAILAVIILPITSGDTAFRSTRLIVAETFKVKQNAVSKRLMISIPLFVIGYVISTQNFSTIWRYFGFSNQCLSALVLWASAAYLAQRGKLHWIATIPATFMTAVCVTFISNATIGFGLSYDTSVVIGLIGAAVVFAAFMVKYVFSGKTAVETSA from the coding sequence ATGCTCTTCTTCTTCGGTTGCATCGCCCTGCTCATCGCCGGGTACTTCGTCTACGGAACGTTCGTGGACCGCGTCTTCGGTTCCGACGAGAACCGCGTCACCCCGGCCGTGGCCATGGCCGACGGCATCGACTACATGGTCATGCCCAAGTGGAAACTGATCTTCATCCAGGTGCTCGACATCGCGGGCATCGGCCCCATCTTCGGCCCCATCCTGGGCGCGCTCTACGGCCCGGTGGCCATGATCTGGATCGTCATCGGCTGCATCTTCGGCGGCGCGGTGCACGACTACTTCTCCGGCATGCTCTCGGTGCGCAACAAGGGCGCGTCCATCCCGGAAGTGGTCGGTGAATACCTGGGCATGCCCGCCCGCCAGGTCATGCGCCTGTTCTCCTTCATCCTGCTGATGCTCGTGGGCGTAGTGTTCGTCCTGTCTCCGGCCAAGCTGCTCACCGGGTTGACCGGCATCAGCACCGGCCTGTTCGTGGCCGCCATCTTCGGTTACTACTTCCTGGCCACCATCCTGCCCATCGACAAGATCATCGGCCGCATCTACCCGGCGCTCGGTTTCCTGCTCCTGGCCATGACCACCGCCCTGTTCGTGGCGCTCATGTTCTCCGGCCACCAGGTCCTGCCGAACCTCTCCTTCGCCAACATGCACCCGGCGGACAAGCCCATCTGGCCCCTGCTGTTCATCACCATATCCTGCAGCGCCATCTCCGGCTTCCACTCCACCCAATCCCCGCTCATGGCCCGCTGCGTCGAGAACGAGCGTCAGGGCCGCGCCGTGTTCTACGGCTCCATGATCATCGAGGGCATCATCGGGCTCATCTGGTGCGCGCTGGGCATCTCCTTCTACGACAATCCCGAGGCCCTGTCCGCGGTCATCAACGCGGGCTCCCCGTCCGCCGTGGTCGCCGAGATCTCCCACTCCCTGCTGGGCACCATCGGCGGCGGCCTGGCCATCCTGGCGGTCATCATCCTGCCCATCACCAGCGGCGACACCGCCTTCCGGTCCACCCGCCTGATCGTGGCCGAGACCTTCAAGGTGAAGCAGAACGCGGTGTCCAAGCGGCTGATGATCTCCATCCCGCTGTTCGTCATCGGCTACGTCATCTCCACCCAGAACTTCTCGACCATCTGGCGCTACTTCGGCTTCTCCAACCAGTGCCTGAGCGCCCTGGTCCTGTGGGCCTCCGCCGCCTACCTGGCCCAGCGCGGCAAGCTGCACTGGATCGCCACCATCCCGGCCACCTTCATGACCGCGGTCTGCGTGACCTTCATCAGCAACGCGACCATCGGCTTCGGGCTGTCCTACGACACCTCGGTGGTCATCGGCCTCATCGGCGCGGCCGTGGTCTTCGCGGCCTTCATGGTCAAGTACGTGTTCTCCGGCAAGACCGCCGTCGAGACCTCCGCCTAG
- a CDS encoding VacJ family lipoprotein gives MSRAAPLLLLFLLLALSACGPKVVDVVDPQADLQPTGFKAKAHHWPDPDSEALRFLVIDDPWEGVNRNLYEVNATLDKYVMLPATNVYTTVLPQPVRKGISNVYGNLNEMPTALNSILQGRLEKAFISFSRFLINSSFGVLGLMDLASDNEKLPRQSEDVGQTLGYWGVEPGPYFVMPLLGPSNVRDTVGFGGDIVILYLEVEMIYQAVGMDDSRPLDLADLVLRGLNLRANNQFRYHSTGSPFEYEMVRFIYTKKRELDIER, from the coding sequence TTGAGCCGCGCCGCCCCGCTCCTGCTCCTGTTCCTGCTCCTGGCCCTTTCGGCCTGCGGCCCCAAGGTCGTGGACGTGGTCGATCCCCAGGCCGATCTCCAACCCACCGGGTTCAAGGCCAAGGCGCACCACTGGCCCGACCCCGACTCCGAGGCCCTGCGCTTCCTGGTCATCGACGACCCGTGGGAAGGGGTCAACCGCAACCTGTACGAGGTCAACGCGACCCTGGACAAGTACGTCATGCTCCCGGCGACCAACGTCTACACCACCGTGCTGCCCCAGCCGGTGCGCAAGGGTATTTCCAACGTCTACGGCAACCTCAACGAGATGCCGACGGCCCTGAATTCCATACTCCAGGGGCGACTGGAAAAGGCGTTCATCTCCTTCTCGCGGTTCTTGATCAACTCCTCCTTCGGCGTTCTGGGGCTCATGGATCTGGCCTCGGACAATGAAAAACTGCCGCGCCAGAGCGAGGACGTGGGCCAGACCCTGGGCTACTGGGGGGTCGAGCCCGGTCCGTACTTCGTCATGCCCCTGCTCGGCCCGTCCAACGTGCGCGACACCGTGGGCTTCGGCGGCGACATCGTGATCCTCTACCTGGAGGTCGAGATGATCTACCAGGCCGTGGGCATGGACGACAGCCGCCCCCTGGACCTGGCCGACCTGGTCCTGCGCGGCCTGAACCTGCGCGCCAACAACCAATTCCGCTACCACTCCACGGGCTCGCCCTTCGAGTACGAGATGGTCCGCTTCATCTACACCAAGAAGCGCGAGCTGGACATCGAACGCTGA
- a CDS encoding alpha/beta fold hydrolase: MRTIPALILLILLLPLACPAAEDPPFPFDDPYKATVLGTPPELRYHFKSPVRPDTLAVRIQDRNVPELFEYSRDMFFTTAMQSGPAPLLFLIAGTGAEHNSAKMAFLTQVFHEAGFHVAALSSPTHMNFVVSASAHGVPGYVPYDVEDLDRAMRWVRRELAGNHKITGYSVAGYSLGALHAAFLAEWDTRKHDFDFDRVLMINPPVSLYSSVTKLDSWLTAENLGKSTVHQKIEEFIDRLSEYYLKADVTDLDDDFMYDMIINVDFQDQDLKTLIGAAFRVSSSSMIFTSDVLLQAEYLVPPQDYPLKTSTPLLPYAQQAFGISFEDYLDEYLLPFVQYREPSMDRATLLRNSSLECIRPFLASSDKVSVVGNRDDVILRPDDLRFLDEVFGDRAHLFEHGGHCGNLMYPPFVRAMIAGVKP, encoded by the coding sequence ATGCGAACCATACCGGCGCTCATCCTCCTGATCCTGCTCCTGCCCCTGGCCTGCCCGGCGGCGGAGGACCCGCCTTTTCCCTTTGACGACCCTTACAAGGCCACGGTCCTCGGCACCCCGCCCGAGCTGCGCTACCACTTCAAATCCCCGGTGCGGCCCGACACCCTGGCCGTCCGCATCCAGGACCGCAACGTGCCGGAGCTGTTCGAATACAGCCGGGACATGTTCTTCACCACGGCCATGCAGTCCGGCCCGGCCCCGCTGCTGTTCCTCATCGCTGGCACCGGCGCGGAGCACAACTCCGCCAAGATGGCCTTCCTGACCCAGGTATTTCACGAGGCAGGCTTCCACGTGGCCGCCCTGTCCTCGCCCACGCACATGAACTTCGTGGTCAGCGCCTCGGCCCACGGCGTGCCGGGCTACGTGCCCTACGACGTGGAGGACCTCGACCGGGCCATGCGCTGGGTGCGCAGGGAGCTGGCCGGAAACCACAAGATCACCGGCTACTCCGTGGCCGGATACAGCTTGGGCGCGCTGCACGCCGCCTTCCTGGCCGAATGGGACACCCGCAAGCACGATTTCGATTTCGACCGGGTGCTGATGATCAATCCGCCCGTCTCCCTGTACAGCTCCGTGACCAAGCTGGACTCCTGGCTGACCGCCGAAAACCTGGGCAAGTCAACGGTCCACCAGAAGATCGAGGAGTTCATCGACCGCCTCTCCGAATACTACCTCAAGGCGGACGTCACCGACCTGGACGACGACTTCATGTACGACATGATCATCAACGTGGACTTTCAGGACCAGGACCTCAAGACGCTCATCGGCGCGGCCTTCCGGGTCTCCTCCTCGTCCATGATCTTCACCTCGGACGTGCTGCTGCAGGCCGAGTACCTGGTCCCGCCCCAGGACTATCCGCTCAAGACGTCCACCCCGCTCCTGCCATACGCCCAGCAGGCCTTCGGCATCAGCTTCGAGGACTACCTGGACGAATACCTGCTGCCCTTCGTGCAGTACCGTGAACCGTCCATGGACCGGGCCACCCTGCTCCGCAACTCCAGCCTGGAATGCATCCGGCCCTTCCTCGCGTCCTCGGACAAGGTCTCCGTGGTGGGCAACCGGGACGACGTCATCCTCCGGCCCGACGACCTGCGTTTCCTCGACGAGGTTTTCGGCGACCGCGCGCACCTCTTCGAGCACGGCGGCCATTGCGGCAACCTCATGTACCCGCCCTTTGTCCGGGCCATGATCGCGGGGGTAAAGCCTTGA
- a CDS encoding molybdopterin-containing oxidoreductase family protein, whose amino-acid sequence MWKRAVCTKDCPDTCGLLVKVEDGRIVKVKGDPDHPYTQGFICRKGARFPEHVHGEARLTTPLRRTGPKGSGEFAPVTWDEALDEVAANIRRVADEYGPEAILPYSYAGHMGLVHRHAGHAFFNKLGASALGYTICGPAATAGFKASLGSGPSTEIQESAQSDYIVIWGNNTLVTNVHAWPHFTAARKNGARIVVIDPYRNPTAAEADLHLMLRPGTDAALALGVMRVLMDEDLLDREFIAERTIGFDALKERVAQWPVSRAAEVCGLDEAAVLAFARGYGRARAPYIRTGWGPARQLRGGMAMRAISLLPALVNAFGPPGGGITRSLGGGPGKAASLLRTDLRPEGTRTVNMVRLGHALTELTDPPVKLLYNYLSNPAAVAPQSAVVMRGLAREDLFTVVQEMYMTDTAKFADVILPGASFLEVGDVYGSYGHNYVQVARPVIDPVGQSRPTLRIFQDLAARLGFTEEVFTLTEAQCIERTLAESESEYMAGVDLDALRAGDPVRLSVPANPYADGFRTPSGKVEFFSQSMADQGLDPLPDGEPWRDPEGGDAFPLECLTPPHPLLLNSAFNEVEAIRERIGGPRALIHPRTASARGIVQDARIRVFNGRGETVVRAEVTEDTREDLLVIEGLHWPGERPGTGSNQLTSQRITDMGDTCAFHCNRVEVEPA is encoded by the coding sequence ATGTGGAAGCGCGCGGTATGCACCAAGGACTGCCCGGACACCTGCGGCCTGCTGGTCAAGGTGGAGGACGGGCGGATCGTCAAGGTCAAGGGCGATCCCGACCATCCCTACACGCAGGGATTCATCTGCCGAAAGGGGGCGCGGTTCCCGGAACATGTGCACGGTGAGGCGCGGCTCACCACCCCGCTCAGGCGCACCGGGCCCAAGGGGAGCGGCGAGTTCGCGCCCGTGACCTGGGACGAGGCCCTGGACGAGGTCGCGGCCAACATCCGGCGGGTGGCGGACGAATACGGGCCGGAGGCGATCCTGCCCTACTCCTACGCGGGCCACATGGGGCTGGTCCACCGCCACGCGGGCCACGCCTTCTTCAACAAGCTCGGCGCAAGCGCCCTCGGCTACACCATCTGCGGTCCGGCGGCCACGGCCGGGTTCAAGGCCAGCCTGGGGTCCGGCCCGAGCACCGAAATCCAGGAGTCGGCACAGTCCGACTACATCGTCATCTGGGGCAACAACACCCTGGTGACCAACGTCCACGCCTGGCCCCACTTCACGGCGGCCCGCAAGAACGGCGCGCGGATCGTGGTCATCGACCCCTACCGCAACCCCACGGCGGCCGAGGCGGACCTGCACCTGATGCTCCGCCCCGGCACGGACGCGGCCCTGGCCCTGGGCGTGATGCGCGTGCTCATGGACGAGGATCTGCTGGACCGCGAATTCATCGCCGAGCGAACCATCGGCTTCGACGCCCTCAAGGAGCGGGTCGCGCAGTGGCCGGTCTCCCGCGCGGCCGAGGTCTGCGGACTCGACGAAGCGGCCGTCCTGGCCTTTGCGCGCGGCTACGGCCGGGCGCGGGCGCCCTACATCCGCACGGGCTGGGGACCGGCGCGGCAGCTCCGGGGCGGCATGGCCATGCGCGCCATCTCCCTGCTCCCGGCCCTGGTCAACGCCTTCGGCCCCCCCGGCGGGGGCATCACCCGGTCCCTGGGCGGCGGGCCGGGCAAGGCCGCCAGCCTGCTGCGCACGGACCTTAGGCCCGAGGGGACGCGCACGGTCAACATGGTCCGGCTGGGCCACGCCCTGACCGAACTCACGGACCCGCCGGTCAAGCTGCTCTACAACTATCTCTCCAACCCGGCGGCCGTGGCCCCGCAGTCGGCCGTGGTCATGCGCGGCCTGGCCCGCGAAGACCTGTTCACCGTGGTCCAGGAGATGTACATGACCGACACCGCCAAGTTCGCGGACGTCATCCTGCCCGGCGCGAGCTTCCTTGAGGTGGGCGACGTGTACGGCTCCTACGGCCACAACTACGTCCAGGTGGCGCGCCCGGTCATCGATCCGGTGGGCCAGAGCCGCCCCACCCTGCGCATCTTCCAGGACCTGGCCGCGCGGCTCGGCTTCACCGAGGAGGTCTTCACCCTGACCGAGGCCCAGTGCATCGAGCGCACCCTGGCCGAGTCCGAGTCCGAATACATGGCGGGCGTGGACCTCGATGCGCTCCGGGCGGGCGATCCCGTGCGCCTGTCCGTCCCGGCCAATCCCTACGCCGACGGATTCAGGACCCCGTCCGGCAAGGTCGAGTTCTTCTCGCAGTCCATGGCCGACCAGGGGCTGGACCCGCTGCCCGACGGCGAGCCGTGGCGCGACCCCGAAGGCGGCGACGCGTTTCCCCTGGAGTGCCTGACCCCGCCCCACCCCCTGCTGCTCAACTCCGCCTTCAACGAGGTGGAGGCCATCCGGGAGCGGATCGGCGGCCCCAGGGCGCTGATTCACCCCAGGACGGCCTCGGCGCGGGGGATCGTCCAGGACGCGCGCATCCGGGTCTTCAACGGGCGCGGCGAAACCGTGGTCCGGGCCGAGGTCACGGAGGACACCCGCGAGGACCTGCTGGTCATCGAGGGGCTGCACTGGCCGGGCGAACGCCCCGGCACCGGCTCGAACCAGCTGACCAGCCAGCGCATCACGGACATGGGCGACACCTGCGCCTTCCACTGCAACCGGGTCGAGGTCGAACCGGCCTAG